A section of the Leptospira kobayashii genome encodes:
- the nusG gene encoding transcription termination/antitermination protein NusG, which produces MSESAEKKWYVLQTYSGHENKVKTNIEKMVQQQKLEDQIFSVKIPSMDVAEMKNGKKKVTKKKLMPGYVLVEMNMTDDLRFKIQNLPSVSTFVGGKGKGPEPLSLDEIKNLFSDVGDVESEEVSRPRFLFKVGETLKIIDGPFANFSGLVDEIFPDKGRLRVRVEIFGRSTPVELDYLQVKSEP; this is translated from the coding sequence ATGAGCGAGTCTGCGGAAAAAAAATGGTATGTCCTTCAGACCTATTCAGGTCATGAGAATAAGGTCAAAACCAATATTGAAAAAATGGTTCAACAACAGAAGTTGGAGGATCAGATTTTCTCAGTAAAGATTCCTTCTATGGATGTTGCTGAGATGAAGAACGGTAAAAAGAAAGTAACCAAGAAAAAGCTTATGCCTGGTTACGTGTTAGTTGAAATGAATATGACGGATGATTTGAGATTCAAAATTCAAAATCTTCCGTCCGTTTCAACGTTTGTTGGCGGAAAAGGAAAGGGTCCTGAACCTCTGTCTTTGGATGAGATCAAAAATCTATTCAGTGATGTAGGGGATGTGGAATCGGAAGAAGTCTCCCGTCCTCGTTTCCTTTTCAAAGTTGGTGAAACTTTAAAAATCATCGATGGTCCGTTTGCCAATTTCAGTGGGCTTGTGGATGAAATTTTTCCTGATAAGGGAAGATTACGTGTAAGAGTAGAGATCTTCGGGCGTTCAACTCCTGTAGAACTCGACTATTTGCAAGTGAAATCAGAACCGTAA